The Vigna radiata var. radiata cultivar VC1973A chromosome 6, Vradiata_ver6, whole genome shotgun sequence DNA segment AATGataatagtattatatatacaacaatttttctcatttatgtTGTGCAAGTGTCAATTCCTGTGAGACAACAGAAAACATCAGGTGACCGACCTTCTGTGCCAGGGTTGCAACACGGTTTGAACAACAGTGATGAAATCCAAAGGTTGTGGAAGgggtagaggaaaaaccctctTCCATACTTGACATTGTATCTTCTTCTGGAGTGCCTTCAGCTTTGGTGGTCATTGCTGTTTATGTCTCAGAGATCAGAAAACACCTTCTCACCTTGAGAATGTTTGTTACCaagatatatattatacaaGGTCATTCCGTGATTTTTTGACATACTATCACTTTTGTTAACTCTTAAACAACCATTTAAATTCGTGCAAATTTGTGATGTTTAATAGCATAACTGAAAAATTAGTTCTAGGTAGATTCTGTTgcaaagatatataataatcaCTACATAGTTTCTTTCTGATACACAATATTACACCATGAAAATCATATTCGCATACATCTTAAttgaaaatcaatatttaacagtttttaataaaaccgcgtccttcaataaaattaatttatttagatatttactctactttcattttaagTCTAAAAGAAAAAGTCCTAGTTGAGATAATACAGGATGAAATATCTTAAAATGTAGTGCTGCTAACACTAGAAAAAACAGAAGAAATAGGATAAGGAGATGAATAATAATACCATGAATAAAATggttcaacaaatataaagttttgtaatttttcaagaaaaaaaaagtaaaaaaataagtgaAGATAATATCAATTGCAATATAAAAGACGTGTTAGAGATGATAATCTTCTTAAATGTGGTTGTTTCTTCATTGTCCATTTGTTGTTAATTTGTGGTATTGGTTTAGTTCAAGTATGCAGGTTCATTTTGATCATCAGTGTCTCGATTTAGTGTTCAAGCTgctatatttattcattatagTCAAAGTTCTATCTGTTTTGCATGATATTTGCTTAATTATCCCTGCTTgagaaattgttttgtttttttgttttttttttatggtgaaTATGGTTAATAATCTATTCTCTGTCTTACAACTTCTCACATATCTGTTTTTTCTATTATCTCTACCTTATTTTAGTATGAAATGTACATtgatataaaattgtttatagtACTCTGTTGTTATTGATTGTGGAAgcttattttagaaaaatattagaaaaagaaaatgtaaagatttttattatatgtttaatgAGGGGTAATTTGGGAAGTTTAACTTTTATGAGATTACTGTAAGAAAATGAGGGAGGTACAGCAAAAAAAGCACCCAACGTATTTATATGCCCAATTGTCTTGCTGccaaaaatatttcatatatcaaacaaatttcaacacaaaaatccaaaatagaaaaaactcACAGTcgaattttactatttaaatttaatataggtttatatactttttattttcaacttatatataaactaattttaacttatgactttttatttttttttctcaattttgttaaaaacagttttttcaaaTACCTTTAGTTTTCTTTCCTTGAAAATTTCATTTGATCATGCGTGCCAATTGATATGAAATGGAGGgaacatttgaaaaataaaaaattaaattcacgtAAAAGAACAGATGGTGACAgaattaagttattttattttctcgtAAGTTGAGCTAAGTACCaaggacaattcaaaattactaaaatttgtaaataaaatgtgaaatatGTGGAATCTTTGTGAAAGCAATGCAACATAAAGCAATTAATTACTCTCAGCCAAGTGACATTGTTGCTTTTTGTCACCGTCTTAGCCCAGGATATATCAACATTCaatgatttgaaatattttattttatttttagtgaaaacgGATTATGGGATAAATTTGACCCATTATGAATTCATCTCTTAATCAATCAttttaatccaatttattaatgaatttcaaaaatttaaattctgtCAAATTCATTTAAGATTAGTAAATTAAatgtagagttgtcaaaattaGAGCTATCAAAACGGGTAATCTGCCTCGACCCGGcgcggtccaccacgggttggtcacttagtgagtcaacccaacccggctcatttattagcgagtcagaaaaatttgaactcggCCCGATccaccacgagttggtgggtaaacgggttggctcactaactcatttaattatatatatttttaaaataaaaaagaaatacaaattttctgtaatttaaatttaaacaaatttcactcccaaaaaattatgttaaagacaattcaaaataataataaaaagtacaatataattcaaatgtcatccaaaaacaaacacaaaaaacatacaaataagtttcttacattcatcatttttttccttatctATTTACGatataaaaacatacaaataagtttcttatattcatcatgtTTTTTCCTTATCTATTTAcaatattagaatcttgaatagataaatccacAATATTATGCTCTCTTGAATCATCATGAATATCAAACCAACCTGAATGTATCAATTGTTATAATCCTTGatccttgttcttgttgtctccaaattcactaataaagatttttctaatgtcagaacaattccgacaatcaataaaaaaatattagtaaaaaaaaaaagaaccagtactcaataacatcaacaaaaaattaatagtttaatctggaacataatttctcaacttcaaagatatcaaaaagagcttgttcaaataatgtatactcaaattgtttaaataaaatgaacaaaatatgaTACAAACATgttagaacatgaaaaaaatattccatgtcttcaaatcccccagaacaaaaaaaaaacaaattcgcaaacccctattttgtccttatagggtttttgaaaaaaaaaagaaagaaaagtgagaaaacaaaaatgtgaagaaaagagaagaaaaaaggaaaggtgttttacctgctccttgaagaatttcagtgaagtgagggtgagagcaccatcaaatgagagcaagtaccgtgagagtgatttgtgagagtgACTTGTGAGAGCAGGTGTTACTTTTTtagtatacacagtgagtgaagaaagtattttattttttagggtttcataaataaaataataaattaaaaaaataaaattaggtaggtgggttggtgggccaacccggctcaccacgggttcaacccgcatgagccgggtctaaatgagctggttgaaatctgacccgcatataagtgggttgtatttttcaaacccaagtTGGCCCGCAGGTTCGGGccgggtttgaaaaaattgtatttttttatgtgggtcagatttcaaccggctcatttaaacccggctcatgcggatCGAACCCGTGGTGCaccgggttggcccgccaacccacctacctaactttatttcattaaaatttaattttaattttataaaaaaatatttattattttttttgcttgaaaaaattatttaagttctatattttcaaaattaattaagcattcatgttgagagtgaaatttgggagtgaaatttgtttagatttgaattatagaaagtttgtaatttttttattttaaaaaaattgtaatttagtgggtcagtgaaccaacccgtttacccactaatccgtggtgggtcgagccgggtttgaatttttctggcttgctaataaatgaaccgGGTTGGATTGACTTACTAAGTGATAAGATTTGATtgctaataaattaataatatcatctattatatattaaaaatatatatcatctAAGAATTCTGATAAGATTTGATTGAACTGATacttatatatttgaaaatatgaatcaCTTCACCCTTGTCTCATCATAACtaatagaaaatttttattgtttaaattgtaTACAATCTTttacttctttctttctttatgtgTATTGAATCAATCTAgcttatatatattacaaaaatgtttgcATTTAGCTACCAAAGTCTAAATGATTTGGATTTTGGATTGAATAGTGAAACAGCCCAACCTCAGTCCATCAGCATCAAATTCAGACTATAAAAAGTAGCATTAGAGTCCTTCTCGGATGTCCAAAATACCAAACTCTAAAGGAAGCTCCCATTAAAATGCACAATTCAATATATAAACAAGTACTTGCTAGCTACGCAACTATAAAGAGAACAGGAAGAATTGACAAGACCCTTAACTACTTCTGTGTACTATTTTTATACAACGTTTCCTTTACAAAATCAAGTTCTTTTCATCATACGACAACATTTTATTCACAATTACCATTACCAGTCACTCGACACCTCCACCATGGCCTGGACTGgcatttttttcacttttttttttctttttatattacaGAAAATTTATATCACAAGTTCCAAGTGCAAAGCAAAAGATAGGAAAAGATACGAAGTAGAAGAGCCCAACTCAACCactattttgaagaaacttCAGAAGCACAACTTGTGATAGGCATATCAGAAGGAGTACATACAAGAGCCCTTTGCTGCAAATGTCTCAAACTCTGCTCCATGCTTACTTGGACCATCTCAGCCAGCATCTTCTTCGCTTTACCAGATTCATCATCTCCATCAATCTGTGATATGATGTCACAAACTATGTTCTCAAGAGTGTCCGGTTCGACTTCAGGTCTTGAATATGGAGACTCTCTCAGTAACTGCAAAAGGGTACGTGCTTTTGGCTGTGATTTAGAGGTTCCTTGAACTGTCAGCTCAAGAAGTCCCGGAATAACACCTTCTCTGAGAATCGGTTCCCTGTATTTACATCTTTCACTTTCACACATTCTCAGCAGTGCTCCAACTGCATGTTCCCTACTCTGGGGCGTTCCGTTTTCAAGAACTTCCACGACTGCAAGAACCCCACCTTCTTCAGATGTTAAGGCAGTTCTACCCTCCTCATAACCCACCAAGGATTCAATCAGAGCACAACATTTTTCAGCTATTTTTGAAGATTTTCTACAGGTGTTGAGAAGATTGACTATAAAAGGCATTGCATTTGTTTCGAGAATGATGCTCAGGTTTTCAGGGTGTGTTGATAAATTAGACAGAGCCGTCACAGCATCAACTTTAGCTTGAAAGCTTCCATCTTTAAGAGTATTTACAAGCAGAGGAATCGCGCCACAAGAACTGATGATTGGTTTGTTGGTTGGAGAGACAGATAGAGTGAGCAAAGATGCAGTTGCATACTCCCGCAGATTTGGATTTTCTGACTTGAGGAAACTGATTATCGGCTCTAATGCACCAGCTTCCACAATGCTAATTTTGTTCCTGCTTGATAACAATATAAATGAATTACAAATAAGGCATAGAAATTATATAGCAGAACAATATTCAAAGCTGGAACATATTCAAAACAGGCCTCAGATGCAAGACTAATGCTAAGCTAAAAAGGCCACACTCTTTTGATGATTGTTAGTGTATGTTCTACAATTATTccttgaaagaagaaattttctATGATTATAGCTCATTTATGGACCCGACAATCTATCAGTTACTAGATAAAATACAACCCACTAAACCTCCTACCGACCCCATGGACCCAGTAAAGAGAGAATGGAAACTTCAATGCAGAACGCAGATCTTCCCTTCTCAAAagcatttaataatataaaaggtgatttggaataaaattataacttttgttatgtttttttaactaagtggaaaaataaaaacatttaactttatctttttGCAGCATCTTTGTTTACCCATTCCACCTACAACCGCAACCATGGCCTTAATGAGAAGAAGAGTACGAAAGTTTAGAAAAAGTCATTCGGTGATTGAATACCGCATTGAATGAAGGGACATGCACCATCTCCAACAATAAACATTAAACAACACCCGGAATTCTAGCATATATAGGTTTAAGTGTTTAGGTTGGTAGCTGCCTTTTCAAGTTTTTAGTTTGCATGCTTCTATCTacaatcataaaacatgttttctttttactcCGTTTGATAACTGTACAGATAATTTTACTTTCTTCCGTTGACAAATTTATCATGATTTATAACCTCTGCAACTTTTTGCAGGTTAACTTCATTTAAATAAGACAATCTTAAAACGTTAAAAAGGTAAAGTGCTCCATATGAACCAAACAAAAACCACCCACCAATTGGATAAGATTCTATGTTAAAGCATCCGATATCTCTTGTCAACACCAGTTTATGCAccattgaatttataaaaaataatcataaatccCTATCCAATCACTACATGTGACACAGTAAAACAGGTCAAAAACATATCATCTTCGTCAGAATTTCTCATCAATTCAGCCAACCAAATTTTGCATTCTGATTCTAAgccatgaaaaaaaattgtttttcttcttcttttctgaCATGTGGGAATACTAACAGCgaaattttcattcattcaGCTTCAACAAACATCTCCCTATCATTAATCACTTATTTAATAACGTTTTATCACATCAAAACTTacactaaaattttaattatgaaacttCAATCATCTAAAACTATTCAACAACTTGAACcacaaatcattaaaataaagtaaacagACCCACCAACAAACCATTGTTATAAGCTTCTCATAATCTCTTCTAAATATCTAACAATAAAAAACTCCTTATTGTATCATGTATTTGCATGTTCACCAAATCGAAACTGTTTATCGCATATTCTTATATTCTATTCCCAACTTGACATTCCATGGATCCCATCCCATGTGTTTCACACCATCCAAATATATCgaaaaattacaacaaaatatcaaaaataaaaaataaaattgccacCATAGGAATACCTCTGTTTCATATGCACAAACTCCTAAACCCAAATTACATAACATATGCAcgtatacatatatatgcatattttgagtaaaaaaaatagtttttttctgGTTCGGAAAACCCAATCTGAGAAGAAAACTGgttgatttgaaattttagagagaaagagataagGTGGTACGTACTTTTCGTCTTGTACGGCGAGGTTGAGGAGAGCGAGAAGGGCGGGTTCATGGAACTCGGGCGAGTCGACTCGGAGCATGGAGACGAGTGGGGTGACGGCCTGACGGAGTTGGCGGCGGCAGCGGTGGGAGGTTTTAGTGAGGCGGCGGATGTCCTTGGCCGCTTGGACCCTCAGAACGGGGTCGTTTAGCCGCAGCAGCTCCAACGCTCGCCGTACGGCCACCGCCTCCGCCGGAG contains these protein-coding regions:
- the LOC106764102 gene encoding U-box domain-containing protein 3, with translation MEEAPPAEAVAVRRALELLRLNDPVLRVQAAKDIRRLTKTSHRCRRQLRQAVTPLVSMLRVDSPEFHEPALLALLNLAVQDEKNKISIVEAGALEPIISFLKSENPNLREYATASLLTLSVSPTNKPIISSCGAIPLLVNTLKDGSFQAKVDAVTALSNLSTHPENLSIILETNAMPFIVNLLNTCRKSSKIAEKCCALIESLVGYEEGRTALTSEEGGVLAVVEVLENGTPQSREHAVGALLRMCESERCKYREPILREGVIPGLLELTVQGTSKSQPKARTLLQLLRESPYSRPEVEPDTLENIVCDIISQIDGDDESGKAKKMLAEMVQVSMEQSLRHLQQRALVCTPSDMPITSCASEVSSK